In Alkalihalobacillus sp. AL-G, the genomic stretch CCAGGACAGTTCATCGGTTTTAACGCGAACCTGGTATTATCGATCTCTGTAAAATACATATTTTCACGGTAGTGCTCCCAGTGGCCGGACGTTTCCCATAACCGCTGATTCATCATCAGAGGGGTACGAACCTCTTCATAACCAAACCTCTGCTGCAATTCTCGGGAAAACGCCTCAAGCTCGTTTCGCACGACCTGGCCCTTTGGTAAGTAAAACGGCATCCCCGGTGCTTCCTCTGAAAACATGAAAAGCTCTAGCTCTTTCCCAAGCTTCCGGTGATCCCTCTTTTTGGCTTCCTCGATAAAATGAAGATAATCGTTCAACTCAGTCGGTTCGGCAAATGCTGTACCATAGACACGTTGCAGCATTTGGTTATCACTATCGCCTCGCCAGTATGCTCCTGATAAATTCATCAGCTTGAATACTTTAAGCTTGCTCGTTTGTGGGACATGAGGACCACGGCAGAGATCGGAAAATTCCCCTTGATGATAAAACGTAATCGGCTCTCCTTCAGGAATTGCACCAATCAATTCAACCTTCAGCTCATCTCCAAGCTCCTCGTAGCGTCGCACCGCTTCCTCCCGAGTCACTTCCTCCCGTGTTATCCCAAGGTTTTCATCAACAATCCGTGTCATCTCTTTCTCGATTTTCGGGAAGTCATCCTCAGTGAGTCGATGCTCCATATCGATATCATAGTAAAACCCATTTTCAATGACAGGACCGACACCAAGCTTCAGCTTCTCATCAGGGAAAACCCGTTTTATCGCTTGTGCCATAAGATGGGCTGAGCTGTGACGGATGATTTCCAAGCCTTCCTTAGAACCCGATGTTACGATTGTAATCGACCCATTCCGTTCGATCGGACGTCGTAAATCAATGAGTTGATCGTCGAGCTTTCCGGCGATTGCCTTCTTTTTCAGACCGGGACTGATTGAAGCTGCAATGTCTTCTGTTGTGGTCCCACGCTCAAACTCTTTCACTGTGCCATCTGGAAACGTAATTCTTAATTGGGACATATCCTTCACTCTCCTGTTTTGAAATTTTGACATTGCATAGATTGATTTGATCAAGCGGCCTCATCCACTTATTTCTCGAACAACAAAAAAACACCCATCCCTATAGAAGGGACGAGTGTTCTGCTCGCGGTTCCACCCTCGTTCCGAAGGGATATTCCCAAACGGCACTTAAGGTTGAATAACGGTCAATTTACCGTCAACGGATACTGGTTTTCCCCGTTGAAGTTCAGAGGTGGTAAGGTCTTTCGCGTTGTGAAAAGCTTTCAGCCATGGCTTTTCTCTCTAGCAACCCGTTTGAAAGATCTCTAGTCCTCATCAAAACTTGTACTTGATATGTGTGAAAAAGGCTTTTTGAACAACCTCATATTGTGTTATGTAGTATTATATGCAGTTTAACGTCGAAAATCAAGACCTATTGAATGACCATTTTTACAAAGTCTTTTTTGTATGTCAAATTTAGATCGCGGCAAGATATGTACCCGTTCCTGAAACACGTTGAAAATCGTCTGGTTCATAGATGCATCCTCATTATCGGTGTACAAAAACAACTTGCTAGGAGCAAGATTGATCAATAGCTTTAATAATTTAGATGCAATCGGATACGGATCACTGTGATGATGGCTAATCAAATGGTTGATATCATCAGGAGTAAGCTCATAAAAATGCTCGTTAAGTAATTTGTAGCTACTCTCTTCATTTACAAGATGGACCGTAGTAAATAGAGAAACCCGTTCTTTAATAAGCTGACGAAGCGTATGGACAAACTCCTGATATTCTTGTTCCAGCTTGTACTCATCTATAGCACACTCAATATAATTGGACAACAATTCATGATATCGTTTCAATCGGAATTGCAGAAACGATTCGTAGGAAAACATCATATGGTTCGTGAAAAAATCATCTAATGATTCAATTATCACTTCTTCCCTTGCAGGAAAATCGTTTACAGAGGGGATATCTTTGTCGTCCCCTTCAAGCAAGGATTGGACAATTGTAAGTATTTGTTGTTGCTCATCTTCATCCGTATAGTAAAAGTCTTGCTCCAGCTTGCAAAGAATCCAATCGTCTTCGTTCGACTCAATAATGTGACGTGCAATTAAGCGCAAAATCGAAGGCTTTACCATGTCTGAAAAAGGATCATCTTTTTTTAAATCGATGACCAACGCGTTCGCATCTGAAAACTGAATGTTCACCTGCTTAGTGCGTGAATAGCCTTTATTACCGAGTAGGTTCTGCAATTGCATATACAAATATAAGCCCTCATGTTCATCATAAAAATACATTGTTACCAACCCAAATCCTCCTTGTACACCCCTCATTGCTACAATATATGAAGGATAAGGAAGATTATTCAACGAACTGGTACATCAATTCTCTCGGCGATTTGCCCCTCCGATATAGACCGGTGTCGTAAAATGTTTAATCCGTTCCATGATTCGTTTTGCTTTCAATTGTTCAACCCCGCCTTTTTGAGAATAAGAGAGATGTTCTTCTAGCTCAGCATAATCATAATTAGACGTATAAAGGGTTGGCAGTTTTTCCATCATACGGTACTGTAAAATCGAACCAAGCACCTCATCTCTTACCCAGCTTGACATAGATTCAGCGCCAATATCATCAAGTACAAGTACAGGTGCCTTCTTAATGATTTCAAGCTTTTCATCAACCGTTTGATCACCGATCGATGTTTTCATTTCACGAAAGAAATCCGGGGTGTAAACGAGCATCGTCTGGATCTTTTTCTTCGCAAGAGCGTTCGCGATCGCCCCCATCAAAAAGGTCTTGCCTACACCAAAGTCGCCATACACAAACAGACCTTTTGCAGATTCCGGATCATCTTTCATCGTTTTAACAAACTCTCCCGCAAGGTGAACCGCATTGAAACGGTCACGTTCATTCTGGGTAAACTGTTCAAAGGTAGCAGAAAGAATGTCCTTCGGGATGAAATAACTTTTGATCAACGATTGGAGCTTTTTGAAATCGTCAGCTGCAACCTTATTCGGGCATCGGTTGTAACTAACATCAATTGCTTGTCCGTTAACGAAAAGGTCTGGTTGATATCCTTGAATCATATTTTGACAATCAGCCAGGCAGGTGCACCCTTCACAATTCTTTGTTCCATCCAGGTATTCCAATAGCTTTGGAAGGCTACGGTCAATCATCTGATCCGTAATTTCAGGATGTTGGTGATGAAACGTCTTCCAATCCGGATGAACGAGCACTTTGTTTTTAAGAATCGTAAACTGTTTTTGGATCGCTGTCTTTTCCGGTAGATTTTGTATTGCTTCGGAAATTGATTTCAAATTGTTCACCCCCTATAACCCTTTCAAGTATTCTTCAAGCCATTTTTTTTCGTTGTCAGTCACCAGCTGCTCTTGTTTTTGAGAGGTTCCGTCGGATTTTTTAGATTCTCTCATCCACTTCGGCAAAGTATCTTTCCGAACGTCTTTTCGTTTTTGGCGATATCCTGATGGTTTTGATTTTTGCTGTTTGTAGGATTGATAGTTCTGATGCTCTGCTTTTGCAAGTGCCATCGCTTCACGAACGGTCGTGATTTTCTTACGCTTCCACTGGCTAGCGATTTTTTCTACATGACCATGAACCAGTTTCATATCATTCGTATTTAACACATAATCAATCAGCACATTGACAACACCGGGTGAAAGCTTTTGTTCAAACATGACGGTTTCAACAAGCTTCAAATCTGAAGATGCTGCCCTGCCCCCTTCACCATACTTTTCCAATAAAGTGCGTGGAGAAATCGTTTCAAATGTCCGGATCATCATTTCTTCTGGTGTCTGTTCGGATGAATCCTTGGATGAGGGAGCCGGTGCTTGATTGCGTTCGCTCAATTTCGGGAGCTGTCCAGGCTTTTCGACTTTATACCAACGCTGCGTCTCTTTTCTCAATTTTGATGCTGTAAGTTCCTCATCACGAAAATAAGCTTGTTGTACAACGCTACTCATATCTAATGGGGATATCTGATAAATAAACGCAAGTCTTTTAATAGCGTCCTTCAGTTCCCCGGTTAGAACTTCCGACGGAATGATAAAGCTGCTTAAATCCCGAACAAGCGTATCAAAGTCAAAATCTCCATTCGAAAAATCCGGACTGGTTCCTTCGTTATGTTTGTAATATTTCGTGTTTTGATTGTCATTCGTTCCATGGATTTCCGAATTAACGCCTGATCGAATTTCAGACGCATGAAGTGATGAAAAAACATCATTGAAGCTTGCAGTAACTTCCTTATAATCGGACACCTCGTGATGTGTGTACGTGAATCTCTTTTTCACTTCAACATACCTCTGTTTCCCTAGCCGACCATATAAATAAATACTTAATACGTCATCTTGAAAAAACTTTTCCGGGTCTAAGGCTGGCTGGATTTCATATATAAAGATACGTTCATCCTCTGTATTTTGTTGGTAAGTTTTTAAAAGTCCAATCGCTTCAAGTTTTTTACGTTCTTCATAAATGGACTGTAAATTCATTTGTGTATGGTTCATCAGACTGTGATGGGTTGATGGTATACTTGTGACTTCCTCCGCACCAAGCTCACCGTACAGAGTCATGTATAAACTGTAGGCTCCAGCTCCAATCAACGGTTGATACAACATCGTAATTACCCGTAGGTCATCAGGACGAATGATACCATTGCTGTGCACTGTATATCGATCAACTGGGAGCAGTTCTTTCCAATGATTCCCCATATCCATTCACCTTTTATCCAATCGTTATAGTTAGAAACCTAATCCGGGACAGTGGCCCTTTTACCATTTTGATAAAGAAAAGAGCTTAACAAAAATCATAAGCTCCCTTAGTCGTTCTCGCGTTTTATTAAATCCTTCAGCTCATCAATAAATACATTAATGTCCTTGAATTGTCGATATACAGACGCAAACCGGACATACGCAACTTCATCGATCGTTGCCAAATGATCCATCACCATCTCGCCGATATCCTTACTTTGCACCTCTGAAACCCCATTGTTCCGCAAGTCCTTCTCAACATTGTTAACAACGTTTTCCAGCACTTCTAACGGGACAGGTCTTTTTTCACAAGACTTAATCAATCCTCTAAGAAGCTTTTCCCGGTTGAATTCTTCCCGAGTACCTTCTTTTTTCACGACAATCAGCGGAATTTCTTCTACTGTTTCAAAGGTTGTAAAGCGATAATTACACTCTTCACATTCCCTCCGTCGTCGGATTGAACGCCCGTTATGTACAGGTCGAGAATCCAACACTCTTGAACCATTATATTGACAATTTGGACACCGCATTTAACCAACCCCATCATGCGAAAGAATTAAACTCATTTATGAACAACTGAGCCAATGCAAGTTCTAGGTAAAATGAATTATTTTGTAAAAATAGTCTTCTACCTTAATGATAGTAGAAAGGGCTGTTTATGACAAGATGTTTTCGATGGTAATCGCCAATATTCGATATCCAGATGAATTTTCCAGGCAATATAAAAAAGGTGTGCATCACGCACACCTTATGTGTCCTAATTTATAACGTCCTATAGATATTACATTGCAGTTACTTTTTTTTGTCCGATTTTAACTGGACCCATACCACGTGGAACTTCTAAATTCTCTTTGGAAGTTGCCCCTAATGCATCTGCAATATAATCGGCAGCGACACTTGGGTCAAGATCTCCACATGTGTATACATCAATACTTGCATAACCATGCTCAGGAAAACTGTGTATTGTTAGATGTGATTCAGAAATAATGACCACACCGCTTACACCGTGGGGGGCAAACTTATGAAAAGCTACCTCACGAACTTCAGCACCTGATTTCAGTGCCGCTTCAACAAAAAGTTGTTCGATATAAGGCATATTATTCAGCTTTTCAGAATCACATCCCCAAAGCTCTGCAATAACGTGACGTCCCATTGTATCCATATGCATAGTCCCCCTTTGTTTAAAGATCATGCCTTCAAAAGCATGCGGAAATGAACATCCACCACGGGGGAAAGTTAGTCCAAAGAGGTCCTAACCCTTTAAGTGGCATCCAGTTCCTAGATTTGCTTATAACTGAAGTTCACGAAGAATAGTATACTGCTTTTGTGTCTATTTTGCAATATCAATTTTTAATTTTGCCAAAGTCGACAACTCATGTGATCCTTTGGAGACGCCATCAGCCGATTCCTACCAAAAATTGTCCGCACAAAGTATTTATAGCGATGATTTTACGTGGTTTCTGCCTCAAACCATCCGTATGGTCGCTTCATAGCGATGGTTTCACGGGGTTTCTGCCTCAAACTATCCGTATGGCTACTTCATAGGGATTCCGCCTCACGATCCTTATGAACGCTACATGAGCACAATCAACCGTTCTTTTTTACATCAAAAGAGAGTCCCCGACAGATGGAGACCCTCATTACTTTCTATTCCCCTCGTTACGCAGATCCAACAGAATAATGCTGCTCTGAACTTACTTTATTCAGCTGATCGGCGACCATACCTGCTAGATCAACCACTCGGCAAGAATAGCCCCATTCGTTATCATACCAAGCAAGGACTTTCACTTTGCGATCTTCAATTACCATTGTTGATAGTCCATCGATGATCGAAGAATTTTCGTTGCCATTATAGTCGATTGAAACGAGCGGGTCATTGTTGAAACCAAGAACTCCTCGCATCGATCCTTGTGATGCTGCTTCAAAAGCATCGTTAATCTGTTCAACTGTTACGTCTTTTTTCACATCAACAACAAGATCTACAAGAGATACATTCGGTGTTGGTACGCGAAGAGCCATACCGTGTAGTTTTCCTGCCATCTGTGGAAGAACCTTTGAGATCGCCTTTGCGGCTCCTGTTGATGTTGGAATGATCGATTGTCCACAAGCTCTCGCACGACGAAGATCCTTATGCGGGTTATCTATATTTTTTTGGTCATTAGTGTATGCATGTACTGTCGTCATGACACCATTTTCAATTCCAAACTGCTCATCCAATACCTTTACGACTGGAGCCAGGCAGTTCGTTGTGCATGATGCATTGGAAATAACATCGTGCTTACCAGTATTGTAAGCGTCATCATTTACGCCCATTACAATTGTAATGTCTTCTTCTTTTCCAGGTGCGGTGATAATGACTTTTTTAGCTCCCGCCTCAATGTGATAACCGGCAGTTTCTTTGGATGTGAATTTACCCGTCGCTTCGATTACGATATCGATGCCCATTTCTGCCCAAGGAAGTTGTTTCGGATCACGGTTACTCAAAAGCTTTACTGCTTTTCCATCAACGATAAGTGAGTTTTCTCCAGCTTCAACTTCAAGGTCATACGTCCCATGAATACTATCGTATTTCACCATATGCGCTAGTGTTTCTGATGGGTAGCTTGCATTTATCGCAACAACATCTAAATGTTGATCTTTCATTGCTTTTCGAAAAACCATTCTCCCGATACGACCAAACCCATTAATAGCTACTCTTGCTTTCATGTTGGTATCCCTCCACTATAAAGTGCTATACTTTATTCTCTAAATCTAAAAATAGTATAACATATTTTATGCGAATGGGAACATTAATTTATCGAAAAGCTAAAAAAAGGCCGTTGCCCGACCTTTTATGATGTATTTTTAATTATATTGAATCGACAAATTCGCCGACTTTCAGTTTGCGTACTTTTAAAGAACGCCCCACTCTTTTAAAAGACCCAAAAGCTGGCCCTTGCTTTGTTCGATAGAGCCGTTGTTATCAATAATTGCATCTGCCCACTCCCGCTTTTCGTCAAGAGATAGTTGGGATCGGATTCTTGAAAGAGCCTCTTCCTCAGTGAAGCCATCTCTATTGACCAACCGTCTGAGCTGGGTATCAGAGGTTACATATACAAGCAACGTCCTATCAACAAAATGGGTAAGCTTACTTTCGAAGAGTAATGGGATATCCAATACGACCGACTCATTGTCCAAAAGATAGGCGTCTTTGCGATCAAGCATCCTTTTTCGAACAGCCGGATGAACGATTCCATTAAGAAGTTGCCGTTTATCTCGATCATTAAAGACTATTGCACCTAACTTCTTCCGGTCAATCGTTTGGTCCGCCAACAGAAGATCATCCCCGAAGGCTTCAACGATCTTTTTATAGGATTCTTCACCCGGTTCTACAACTTCCCGCGCAATCATATCAGCATCGACAACGGGGATATCCAAACTTTTGAAAATGGAAGAAATCGTACTTTTTCCGCTCGCGATCCCTCCTGTTAAACCAATAATCACAGGTCACACCTCACAATTTCAATACCCCCAGGATAATTAGGATTACTCCTGGTAAAAAATTAATTAACCGTACAAATGAAAAGCTTGAAAATATTTTTCCGAGTTTCATTCCAGCTACGAGAAAAAATGAACTCATCGTTGCTACAATCAATGCCGTTTGTAAATGTGGAAAGCCGAGTAACGAAGCACCAATTCCGGCTGCAAATGAATCGAGAGAAAGTGCCAACCCAAGCAACAGTGCCTCTAATCCAGTGATTGTCCCGGAACGGTCGATATCTGCTACATCCGGTGATCTAAGGATTTGAATTACGATGCCTAGTGATTTGATCTCCATATTCCATACATGATCCGTTGACGTTTCGGTTTGTTCATGCGGTTCTGATTTCGATCTGAATAATTGCCACAGGACATATATACCGAGAAAGATGAGCATTACCCCACCGATAGCCTCTGCAAATTCTTCAGAAATAAACGTACTTACTATAGTACCAACGTTCAATGCTGCGAGAAGCACCATGGCTGAACATAAAGCAATGAGGATAATTGAGAAATACGTTATTTTCATCTTTCGTACGCCGTAAGTGACTCCTACACCAAAACTGTCCATACTGACAGCAAAGGTCAAGGTTAATAAGGAAACCCAACCGGTCACGTCCATAAACCCTCCCTGCGTTAATGCTAGGATAGTATATGGAAGGTGCCCATCCGATGTACGACATTTTTTCTGCTTATGTGTGTTTATAAAGGAGGATTTTTAACACCCTCTTTATCTAATCTTTGTCTGACAGTTTGTACAGATATGGGTTCCTCGCCCTCCGACGACGATTCGAACGATTTCGTTCCCGCACGAATAACAGGATTCCCCTTTACGTGCATATACCGCAAGCTGCTGCTGAAACATTCCCATCTCACCTTGTGAATTAACATATGAACGAATCGTGCTGCCACCTTGATTCACTGCTTTGTCAAGGGTTTCGACAATGGATTGATGCAATTTTCCGACCTGCTTTTTGCTCAATGATTTCGCTGAGCTTTCCGGGTGAATGCCAGCTTTAAATAGGGCTTCATCGACATAAATATTCCCGAGTCCAACAACAATGGTTTGATCTAACAAAACCTGTTTAACGTTTCGACTGGTTTGCTGAAACATCCCCAATAAGTCTTCGGCTGCAAACGAATCCGATAGTGGCTCTGGTCCGAGTTGGGACAACGGGAGGTAGTTCTCTTCCTCTCCACGTTCGAATACATGCATCGTCCCGAATTTCCGAACATCTCGATACCTAAGTTCGGTACCGTCCGTAAACGAAAACCTGACGTGGGTGTGTTTATCCACCTCGTCCTGTTTATCAGCCACGACATAACGTCCTTCCATTCGGAGGTGGGAGATTAATACAACATCATCCATGACGATTTTCAGAAACTTCCCTCTACGTCCAATTGACGTGATCGTTTGACCGATTAAAAGAAAACGAAATTGTTCTATATCATCTGGCCGCT encodes the following:
- the nrdR gene encoding transcriptional regulator NrdR, which encodes MRCPNCQYNGSRVLDSRPVHNGRSIRRRRECEECNYRFTTFETVEEIPLIVVKKEGTREEFNREKLLRGLIKSCEKRPVPLEVLENVVNNVEKDLRNNGVSEVQSKDIGEMVMDHLATIDEVAYVRFASVYRQFKDINVFIDELKDLIKREND
- a CDS encoding replication initiation and membrane attachment family protein; translation: MGNHWKELLPVDRYTVHSNGIIRPDDLRVITMLYQPLIGAGAYSLYMTLYGELGAEEVTSIPSTHHSLMNHTQMNLQSIYEERKKLEAIGLLKTYQQNTEDERIFIYEIQPALDPEKFFQDDVLSIYLYGRLGKQRYVEVKKRFTYTHHEVSDYKEVTASFNDVFSSLHASEIRSGVNSEIHGTNDNQNTKYYKHNEGTSPDFSNGDFDFDTLVRDLSSFIIPSEVLTGELKDAIKRLAFIYQISPLDMSSVVQQAYFRDEELTASKLRKETQRWYKVEKPGQLPKLSERNQAPAPSSKDSSEQTPEEMMIRTFETISPRTLLEKYGEGGRAASSDLKLVETVMFEQKLSPGVVNVLIDYVLNTNDMKLVHGHVEKIASQWKRKKITTVREAMALAKAEHQNYQSYKQQKSKPSGYRQKRKDVRKDTLPKWMRESKKSDGTSQKQEQLVTDNEKKWLEEYLKGL
- the dnaI gene encoding primosomal protein DnaI is translated as MKSISEAIQNLPEKTAIQKQFTILKNKVLVHPDWKTFHHQHPEITDQMIDRSLPKLLEYLDGTKNCEGCTCLADCQNMIQGYQPDLFVNGQAIDVSYNRCPNKVAADDFKKLQSLIKSYFIPKDILSATFEQFTQNERDRFNAVHLAGEFVKTMKDDPESAKGLFVYGDFGVGKTFLMGAIANALAKKKIQTMLVYTPDFFREMKTSIGDQTVDEKLEIIKKAPVLVLDDIGAESMSSWVRDEVLGSILQYRMMEKLPTLYTSNYDYAELEEHLSYSQKGGVEQLKAKRIMERIKHFTTPVYIGGANRREN
- the ytxC gene encoding sporulation protein YtxC produces the protein MYFYDEHEGLYLYMQLQNLLGNKGYSRTKQVNIQFSDANALVIDLKKDDPFSDMVKPSILRLIARHIIESNEDDWILCKLEQDFYYTDEDEQQQILTIVQSLLEGDDKDIPSVNDFPAREEVIIESLDDFFTNHMMFSYESFLQFRLKRYHELLSNYIECAIDEYKLEQEYQEFVHTLRQLIKERVSLFTTVHLVNEESSYKLLNEHFYELTPDDINHLISHHHSDPYPIASKLLKLLINLAPSKLFLYTDNEDASMNQTIFNVFQERVHILPRSKFDIQKRLCKNGHSIGLDFRR
- the speD gene encoding adenosylmethionine decarboxylase, whose product is MDTMGRHVIAELWGCDSEKLNNMPYIEQLFVEAALKSGAEVREVAFHKFAPHGVSGVVIISESHLTIHSFPEHGYASIDVYTCGDLDPSVAADYIADALGATSKENLEVPRGMGPVKIGQKKVTAM
- the ytaF gene encoding sporulation membrane protein YtaF yields the protein MTGWVSLLTLTFAVSMDSFGVGVTYGVRKMKITYFSIILIALCSAMVLLAALNVGTIVSTFISEEFAEAIGGVMLIFLGIYVLWQLFRSKSEPHEQTETSTDHVWNMEIKSLGIVIQILRSPDVADIDRSGTITGLEALLLGLALSLDSFAAGIGASLLGFPHLQTALIVATMSSFFLVAGMKLGKIFSSFSFVRLINFLPGVILIILGVLKL
- the thrS gene encoding threonine--tRNA ligase; amino-acid sequence: MSQLRITFPDGTVKEFERGTTTEDIAASISPGLKKKAIAGKLDDQLIDLRRPIERNGSITIVTSGSKEGLEIIRHSSAHLMAQAIKRVFPDEKLKLGVGPVIENGFYYDIDMEHRLTEDDFPKIEKEMTRIVDENLGITREEVTREEAVRRYEELGDELKVELIGAIPEGEPITFYHQGEFSDLCRGPHVPQTSKLKVFKLMNLSGAYWRGDSDNQMLQRVYGTAFAEPTELNDYLHFIEEAKKRDHRKLGKELELFMFSEEAPGMPFYLPKGQVVRNELEAFSRELQQRFGYEEVRTPLMMNQRLWETSGHWEHYRENMYFTEIDNTRFALKPMNCPGHMLIYKDKLHSYRDLPIRMAEFGQVHRHEYSGALNGMIRVRTFCQDDAHIFVTPDQIEGEIKAVIHLIDEIYSTFGFEFTIELSTRPDDSMGENALWEKAEGALENVLNNLNLDFTINEGDGAFYGPKIDFHIRDALNRSHQCATIQVDFQMPEKFNLSYIDERNEKERPVIIHRAIFGSIDRFFGILVEHYGGAFPTWLAPVQVKVLPVSSVHQEYCVHVADQLKELGIRTELDTREEKLGYKIRAAQMEKAPYMIVVGDDEVSSNTVNVRKYSENKSESMSVERIKEMLEQEIKSRNNTGV
- a CDS encoding glyceraldehyde-3-phosphate dehydrogenase, with amino-acid sequence MKARVAINGFGRIGRMVFRKAMKDQHLDVVAINASYPSETLAHMVKYDSIHGTYDLEVEAGENSLIVDGKAVKLLSNRDPKQLPWAEMGIDIVIEATGKFTSKETAGYHIEAGAKKVIITAPGKEEDITIVMGVNDDAYNTGKHDVISNASCTTNCLAPVVKVLDEQFGIENGVMTTVHAYTNDQKNIDNPHKDLRRARACGQSIIPTSTGAAKAISKVLPQMAGKLHGMALRVPTPNVSLVDLVVDVKKDVTVEQINDAFEAASQGSMRGVLGFNNDPLVSIDYNGNENSSIIDGLSTMVIEDRKVKVLAWYDNEWGYSCRVVDLAGMVADQLNKVSSEQHYSVGSA
- the coaE gene encoding dephospho-CoA kinase (Dephospho-CoA kinase (CoaE) performs the final step in coenzyme A biosynthesis.); amino-acid sequence: MIIGLTGGIASGKSTISSIFKSLDIPVVDADMIAREVVEPGEESYKKIVEAFGDDLLLADQTIDRKKLGAIVFNDRDKRQLLNGIVHPAVRKRMLDRKDAYLLDNESVVLDIPLLFESKLTHFVDRTLLVYVTSDTQLRRLVNRDGFTEEEALSRIRSQLSLDEKREWADAIIDNNGSIEQSKGQLLGLLKEWGVL
- the mutM gene encoding DNA-formamidopyrimidine glycosylase; the protein is MPELPEVETVRRTLETLILGKQIEDVKVSWSKIIKRPDDIEQFRFLLIGQTITSIGRRGKFLKIVMDDVVLISHLRMEGRYVVADKQDEVDKHTHVRFSFTDGTELRYRDVRKFGTMHVFERGEEENYLPLSQLGPEPLSDSFAAEDLLGMFQQTSRNVKQVLLDQTIVVGLGNIYVDEALFKAGIHPESSAKSLSKKQVGKLHQSIVETLDKAVNQGGSTIRSYVNSQGEMGMFQQQLAVYARKGESCYSCGNEIVRIVVGGRGTHICTNCQTKIR